A genomic region of Ornithorhynchus anatinus isolate Pmale09 chromosome 7, mOrnAna1.pri.v4, whole genome shotgun sequence contains the following coding sequences:
- the LOC114813266 gene encoding uncharacterized protein LOC114813266: MIAVSLMALRDEQRAIRTTVLQNRMALDFLLASQGGVSKLIGKECCTFIPDNSGHVDAIVADMYHAVNQYQDDDTAGGVWDWFQGLFKNWGSSLFYGLLLLLLLLVGLVGGCWFIGCCCSVLSTRNVTSTAVVHDFSLCALLQECCSPPVILPTSGHHTLKAPPAPDPITPGQSMGPVLCPDLWIYSPDFRGQPGEDISSLWSGEGQSWRARPPASLHHHVPRRGHREGWGQMGTYGKGQWVVCAKVDLGTSYPRLKCHR, translated from the coding sequence ATGATTGCTGTCAGCCTTATGGCCCTCAGGGATGAACAGAGAGCCATCCGGACGACCGTCCTGCAGAACCGAATGGCCCTTGACTTCCTCCTCGCCAGCCAAGGAGGGGTCTCCAAGCTTATCGGGAAGGAATGTTGCACCTTTATCCCTGACAATTCTGGACATGTGGACGCAATTGTTGCCGATATGTACCATGCAGTTAACCAGTACCAGGACGATGATACTGCTGGAGGAGTTTGGGACTGGTTCCAAGGACTCTTTAAAAACTGGGGGAGCTCACTATTCTATGGGTTGCTGCTGCTTTTGCTCTTGTTAGTGGGCCTAGTGGGAGGATGCTGGTTCATAGGTTGCTGTTGTTCGGTCCTCTCCACACGCAATGTGACGAGCACTGCAGTCGTCCACGACTTCTCTCTCTGTGCATTACTTCAAGAATGTTGTAGTCCACCAGTCATCCTCCCTACCTCTGGTCACCACACCTTGAAGGCTCCTCCTGCCCCCGACCCCATCACCCCTGGCCAGAGCATgggccctgtcctctgccccgaCCTATGGATCTACTCTCCGGACTTCCGTGGCCAGCCGGGTGAGGATatcagttccttgtggtcaggggaggGACAATCCTGGAGGGCACGGCCTCCAGCATCACTCCACCACCACGTGCCCCGGAGGGGACACAGGGAAGGTTGGGGTCAAATGGGCACATATGGCAAGGGCCAATGGGTGgtatgtgccaaggtggacctgggcaccagCTACCCCAGGTTAAAATGCCATCGGTGA